Proteins encoded by one window of Candidatus Binatia bacterium:
- a CDS encoding FkbM family methyltransferase, which translates to MIEALQWLAIAALAIGVVILVRETRRLARLRREMARRLVRVERAWLEERRRAVLDDVRRCLRATGREPRAELVCRAQGLEDCYLWQLFRPLTSGRFIEAGASDGVRNSVTWLFEAVGWTGVLVEANPDAAAACARNRPASHTVHAALGPPGAGTTTSLVRLGGFTDADHLSFVPTLARHRSEHVGRARTAERIEVPLRTMTSILADAPGEPRYDVAVIDLEGAELAALRGFDLERFPTAVLMVEDLSGGRDPEVAQLLERQGYVCVGRVERNAVYVHRTRPDLIERSRELGWWPEDDDG; encoded by the coding sequence GTGATTGAAGCTCTGCAGTGGCTCGCGATCGCCGCGCTGGCGATCGGCGTCGTGATCCTCGTCCGCGAGACGCGGCGGCTCGCGCGGCTGCGCCGCGAGATGGCGCGACGGCTCGTGCGCGTCGAGCGCGCGTGGCTCGAGGAGCGGCGGCGCGCGGTGCTCGACGACGTCCGCAGGTGCTTGCGCGCCACGGGTCGCGAGCCGCGCGCCGAGCTCGTCTGCCGCGCGCAGGGCCTCGAGGACTGCTACCTCTGGCAGCTCTTTCGTCCGCTCACGAGCGGCCGCTTCATCGAGGCGGGCGCGTCGGACGGCGTGCGCAACAGCGTGACCTGGCTCTTCGAGGCGGTCGGCTGGACGGGCGTGCTCGTCGAGGCCAACCCCGACGCGGCCGCGGCGTGCGCGCGCAACAGGCCTGCGAGCCACACGGTGCACGCGGCGCTCGGTCCGCCCGGCGCGGGCACGACGACGTCGCTCGTGCGGCTCGGCGGCTTCACCGACGCCGACCACCTTTCGTTCGTGCCGACGCTCGCGCGCCACCGCAGCGAGCACGTCGGGCGCGCCAGGACGGCGGAGCGGATCGAGGTGCCGCTGCGCACGATGACCTCGATCCTCGCGGACGCGCCCGGCGAGCCGCGCTACGACGTCGCGGTGATCGACCTCGAGGGCGCGGAGCTCGCGGCCCTGCGCGGCTTCGACCTCGAGCGCTTCCCGACCGCGGTGCTGATGGTCGAGGACCTCTCCGGCGGACGCGACCCCGAGGTCGCGCAGCTTCTCGAGCGGCAGGGCTACGTCTGCGTCGGCCGCGTCGAGCGCAACGCGGTCTACGTGCACCGGACGCGCCCGGACCTGATCGAGCGCAGCCGCGAGCTCGGCTGGTGGCCGGAGGACGACGACGGCTGA
- a CDS encoding GDSL-type esterase/lipase family protein — MRSRAARWALLGLVAVVVTIAALEIALEVASRWGAPRRSFDAQALARAEIVVYGDSTPYGLGNRISFPSEIERRTGVPVANRSWPGLNSTQVSRILDEDLATVAPRVVIVMAGANDGWNLEDVPVELLGASARWYHRLPRWRVVRLAAIGLEAGLGRTAYDSAMARGWGRREETARLLSNDALRQILAASYRRMREAATARGAEILFVAYQAEGYNRVADLAEDVLRAEHADRVVHLRDLFLTADGERRMIQDDAFHPTDDGQRAIAARVLDELVRRGWVEASTAGSVGASSNDRD; from the coding sequence ATGAGATCGAGAGCTGCGCGCTGGGCGCTCCTCGGCCTCGTCGCCGTCGTCGTGACGATCGCTGCGCTGGAGATCGCGCTCGAGGTCGCCTCGCGCTGGGGCGCGCCGCGACGTAGCTTCGACGCCCAGGCGCTCGCGCGCGCCGAGATCGTCGTCTACGGCGACTCGACGCCCTACGGCCTCGGCAACCGGATCTCGTTTCCGAGCGAGATCGAGCGGCGCACGGGCGTTCCGGTCGCGAACCGGAGCTGGCCCGGGCTCAACTCGACGCAGGTGTCGCGCATCCTCGACGAGGATCTCGCCACCGTCGCGCCGCGCGTCGTGATCGTGATGGCCGGCGCCAACGACGGCTGGAACCTCGAGGACGTGCCGGTCGAGCTGCTCGGCGCGAGCGCGCGCTGGTACCACCGGCTGCCGCGCTGGCGCGTCGTGCGTCTCGCCGCGATCGGGCTCGAGGCAGGTCTCGGCCGCACGGCGTACGACTCGGCGATGGCGCGCGGCTGGGGACGGCGCGAGGAGACGGCGCGGCTGCTGTCGAACGACGCGCTCCGGCAGATCCTCGCAGCGAGCTACCGTCGCATGCGCGAGGCGGCGACCGCGCGCGGCGCCGAGATCCTGTTCGTCGCTTACCAGGCGGAGGGCTACAACCGCGTCGCCGACCTCGCGGAGGACGTGCTGCGCGCGGAGCATGCGGATCGCGTCGTGCACCTGCGCGACCTGTTCCTCACTGCGGACGGCGAGCGCCGCATGATCCAGGACGACGCCTTCCATCCGACCGACGACGGGCAGCGGGCGATCGCCGCGCGGGTCCTCGACGAGCTGGTGCGGCGCGGATGGGTGGAGGCGAGCACGGCCGGGAGTGTGGGGGCGTCAAGCAACGATCGTGATTGA
- a CDS encoding NAD(P)/FAD-dependent oxidoreductase yields MTRTGTSASGFAYDVAVVGGGPAGSSTAARLARHGRRVLVLERDRFPRFHIGESQLPWINEVLRELGADSAVAAAGFVQKWGASFTTADGSVEKYADFAVAPETPRPQTYQVPRAEFDALLLEHAARCGAEVVHGAQALDAQFDASGVTLRYAQDGATREVRVAAVVDASGRVGFLARRLANRQYDERLRNVAVHAWYEGVPRLTGRRAGDIRMVLRPDRGWFWFIPVSEKTMSVGVVVPAAVHAARSADGAPLEEQLERYVRETPAAAALLEPAVRVSEMRFDADYSYHSERYAGDRWLVVGDAGCFLDPIFSTGVLLAMQAGIEAADALDEGLRIGDLSRARFARYERNVDARWRYFRRFAIGFYDPAFRDIFFRSDTPLGIREAVISVLAGNWRPSLATRLRLAMFFAVVELQRWFPLAPRLGDLQPSALPAR; encoded by the coding sequence GTGACGCGCACAGGCACCTCCGCATCGGGATTTGCGTACGACGTCGCGGTGGTCGGCGGCGGGCCCGCCGGCTCCTCGACCGCCGCGCGCCTCGCGCGCCACGGACGTCGCGTGCTGGTGCTCGAGCGCGACCGGTTTCCGCGCTTCCACATCGGCGAGTCGCAGCTCCCGTGGATCAACGAGGTGCTGCGCGAGCTCGGCGCCGACTCCGCGGTCGCGGCGGCGGGCTTCGTCCAGAAGTGGGGCGCGAGCTTCACCACCGCCGACGGCTCGGTCGAGAAGTACGCCGACTTCGCGGTCGCTCCGGAGACGCCGCGTCCGCAGACCTACCAGGTGCCGCGCGCCGAGTTCGACGCGCTGCTGCTCGAGCACGCGGCGCGCTGCGGCGCGGAGGTCGTGCACGGCGCGCAGGCGCTCGACGCGCAGTTCGACGCGAGCGGCGTGACGCTGCGCTACGCGCAGGACGGCGCGACGCGCGAGGTGCGCGTCGCGGCGGTGGTCGACGCCTCGGGCCGCGTCGGCTTTCTCGCGCGCCGCCTCGCCAACCGGCAGTACGACGAGCGGCTGCGCAACGTCGCCGTGCACGCCTGGTACGAGGGCGTGCCGCGCCTCACCGGACGGCGCGCGGGCGACATCCGCATGGTGTTGCGTCCGGACCGCGGCTGGTTCTGGTTCATCCCGGTGTCGGAGAAGACGATGAGCGTCGGCGTCGTGGTGCCGGCGGCGGTGCACGCGGCACGCAGCGCGGACGGCGCGCCGCTCGAGGAGCAGCTCGAGCGCTACGTGCGCGAGACGCCCGCCGCGGCGGCGCTGCTCGAGCCGGCGGTGCGCGTCTCCGAGATGCGCTTCGACGCCGACTACTCGTACCACTCCGAGCGCTACGCGGGCGACCGCTGGCTCGTCGTCGGCGATGCCGGCTGCTTCCTCGATCCGATCTTCTCGACCGGCGTGCTGCTCGCGATGCAGGCCGGGATCGAGGCCGCGGACGCGCTCGACGAGGGGCTGCGCATCGGCGATCTGAGCCGCGCGCGCTTCGCGCGCTACGAGCGCAACGTCGACGCGCGCTGGCGCTACTTCCGCCGCTTCGCGATCGGCTTCTACGATCCGGCGTTCCGCGACATCTTCTTCCGCTCGGACACGCCGCTCGGCATCCGCGAGGCGGTGATCTCGGTGCTCGCCGGCAACTGGCGGCCGTCGCTCGCGACGCGGCTGCGGCTCGCGATGTTCTTCGCGGTGGTCGAGCTGCAGCGCTGGTTCCCGCTCGCGCCGCGGCTCGGCGATCTGCAGCCGAGCGCGCTGCCGGCGCGGTAG
- a CDS encoding PAS domain-containing protein, which yields MPVADDATLRDARDRELELLIDSSPDILFRIDRDLRFVFLGGNVEGMIGIPADVFLGKTARETGLQPSACDAFEAAARAAIESCEMRGVDVELGESVYRARLIPELGPDSSVRTLMGIAEDVTAARREIRDAEFVSRLSQTLSFINDPDEMMRVVSREVGQYLRGQRCYFGEIDETAGTVIIHPEWRHDRSPRIGGRHRLEDFVSPDMLRAILSGSVAVDDVETHPLTRELAPLYRAMHVRAFANAAFARAGRSVVHLAVDDSEPRRWRRDELALLDKITARVWPLVERARDQQALRASETMRNLALGAARLGTFDWDLTTGLMQWNAAQHAIFGTDPLTFQPTVEALWAHVHPDDLERMQALAREAAASGTSGEAEFRIVRADGQIRWCIGGAAVLRDARGVPVRVSGVTYDITERRLVEEALKASEERLRLALDAGRMVAWEWLASTGKTTLSDSARTVLGLTPGIDSVAEAFRYIHPDDRERHQNAVRDAIAHGGAYRCEFRVIRPDDGRVIWVEDRGRVTLGADGRVERASGLLLDVTEKVLAERQARRLASILEATPDYVAVARADGRLEYLNRAGRRMLGIAEDASGESMPDIWSICPPWAAERTVKEWLPRALEEGVVADEGALLDVHGREIPVSFVLIGHRSETGTLEYLSSVARDISERIRTEEALRAADRRKDEFLAMLAHELRNPLAPIRNAVEILKLRSSGDPQLAWPRDVIDRQVHHLTRLVDDLLDVSRITRGRIELDKEILDLVTVVGRAVEASRPLIDARKQHLAISLPSETLRLEGDVTRLGQVLSNLLHNASKYTEEGGHIWLDAWCEGAEVVLRVRDDGIGIAPDVLPYVFELFTQSERTLDRAQGGLGIGLTVVRRLVEMHGGRVEAASAGTGRGSTFTVRLPLVLTPEDEEQPSVSEPPAMARTPEHARRILVVDDNVDAAESMALLLQLGGHAVRTAHDGPSGVHAAQEFAPDAVLLDIGLPGMNGYEVAQQMRRDARLRDTILIAVTGYGSSEDRARALEAGFDHHLTKPVEPEALDALIRSLFAT from the coding sequence TTGCCCGTCGCCGACGACGCGACGCTGCGCGACGCTCGCGACCGCGAGCTCGAGCTGCTCATCGACAGCTCGCCCGACATCCTCTTCCGGATCGACCGCGACCTGCGCTTCGTCTTCCTGGGCGGCAACGTCGAGGGGATGATCGGCATTCCCGCCGACGTCTTCCTCGGCAAGACGGCGCGCGAGACGGGCTTGCAGCCGTCGGCGTGCGACGCCTTCGAGGCGGCGGCGCGCGCGGCGATCGAGTCGTGCGAGATGCGCGGGGTCGACGTCGAGCTCGGCGAATCGGTGTACCGCGCGCGTCTCATCCCGGAGCTCGGACCCGACTCCAGCGTGCGCACGCTCATGGGCATCGCGGAGGACGTCACCGCGGCGCGACGCGAGATCCGCGACGCCGAGTTCGTGAGCCGCCTCAGCCAGACGCTCAGCTTCATCAACGATCCGGACGAGATGATGCGCGTCGTGTCGCGCGAGGTCGGGCAGTACCTGCGCGGTCAGCGCTGCTACTTCGGCGAGATCGACGAGACCGCCGGCACGGTGATCATCCACCCGGAGTGGCGACACGACCGCTCGCCGCGCATCGGCGGACGCCACCGGCTCGAGGACTTCGTGTCGCCCGACATGCTGCGCGCGATCCTCTCCGGCAGCGTCGCGGTCGACGACGTCGAGACGCATCCGCTGACGCGCGAGCTCGCGCCGCTCTACCGCGCGATGCACGTCCGCGCGTTCGCCAACGCGGCGTTCGCGCGCGCCGGACGCTCGGTGGTCCACCTCGCGGTCGACGACTCGGAGCCGCGGCGCTGGCGACGCGACGAGCTCGCGCTGCTCGACAAGATCACCGCGCGCGTGTGGCCGCTCGTCGAGCGCGCGCGCGACCAGCAGGCGCTGCGCGCGAGCGAGACGATGCGCAACCTCGCGCTCGGCGCGGCCCGCCTCGGCACCTTCGACTGGGACCTCACGACCGGCCTCATGCAGTGGAACGCCGCGCAGCACGCGATCTTCGGCACCGATCCGCTCACCTTCCAGCCGACGGTCGAGGCGCTGTGGGCCCACGTCCACCCGGACGACCTCGAGCGGATGCAGGCGCTCGCGCGCGAGGCGGCGGCGAGCGGCACGTCGGGCGAGGCGGAGTTCCGCATCGTGCGCGCGGACGGGCAGATCCGCTGGTGCATCGGCGGCGCCGCGGTGCTGCGCGACGCGCGCGGCGTGCCGGTGCGCGTGAGCGGCGTCACCTACGACATCACCGAGCGGCGGCTCGTCGAGGAGGCGCTCAAGGCGAGCGAGGAGCGTCTGCGCCTCGCGCTCGACGCGGGCCGCATGGTCGCCTGGGAATGGCTCGCGAGCACCGGCAAGACGACGCTGTCCGACAGCGCGCGCACCGTTCTTGGCTTGACGCCCGGGATCGACTCGGTCGCCGAAGCCTTCCGCTACATCCACCCCGACGACCGCGAGCGTCACCAGAACGCGGTGCGCGACGCGATCGCACACGGCGGCGCGTACCGCTGCGAGTTCCGCGTGATCCGCCCCGACGACGGTCGCGTGATCTGGGTCGAGGACCGCGGCCGCGTGACGCTCGGCGCGGACGGCCGCGTCGAGCGCGCGAGCGGGCTGTTGCTCGACGTGACGGAGAAGGTGCTCGCCGAGCGCCAGGCGCGTCGCCTGGCGTCGATCCTCGAGGCGACGCCCGACTACGTCGCCGTGGCGCGCGCCGACGGTCGGCTCGAGTACCTGAACCGCGCCGGACGCCGCATGCTCGGGATCGCGGAGGACGCGAGCGGCGAGAGCATGCCCGACATCTGGTCGATCTGTCCGCCGTGGGCGGCCGAGCGCACGGTCAAGGAATGGCTGCCGCGCGCCCTCGAGGAGGGCGTGGTGGCCGACGAGGGCGCGCTGCTCGACGTCCACGGACGCGAGATCCCGGTGTCGTTCGTGCTGATCGGGCACCGCAGCGAGACCGGGACGCTCGAGTACCTGTCGTCGGTCGCGCGCGACATCAGCGAGCGCATCCGCACGGAGGAGGCGCTGCGCGCCGCGGACCGCCGCAAGGACGAGTTTCTCGCGATGCTCGCGCACGAGCTACGCAACCCGCTCGCGCCGATCCGCAACGCGGTCGAGATCCTCAAGCTGCGCTCGAGCGGCGATCCGCAGCTCGCCTGGCCGCGCGACGTCATCGACCGTCAAGTACACCACCTGACGCGGCTCGTGGACGACCTGCTCGACGTGTCGCGGATCACGCGCGGACGCATCGAGCTCGACAAGGAGATCCTCGATCTCGTCACCGTCGTGGGCCGCGCGGTCGAGGCGAGCCGGCCGCTGATCGACGCGCGCAAGCAGCACCTCGCGATCTCGCTGCCGTCGGAGACGCTGCGCCTCGAGGGCGACGTCACGCGGCTCGGCCAGGTGCTGTCGAACCTGCTGCACAACGCTTCCAAGTACACCGAGGAGGGCGGGCACATCTGGCTCGACGCCTGGTGCGAGGGCGCGGAGGTCGTGCTGCGCGTGCGCGACGACGGCATCGGCATCGCGCCGGACGTGCTGCCCTACGTCTTCGAGCTCTTCACGCAGTCCGAGCGCACGCTCGACCGCGCGCAGGGCGGGCTCGGCATCGGGCTCACGGTGGTACGACGGCTGGTCGAGATGCACGGCGGACGCGTCGAGGCGGCGAGCGCGGGGACGGGACGCGGCAGCACGTTCACCGTGCGCCTGCCGCTCGTGCTGACGCCCGAGGACGAGGAGCAGCCGTCCGTGTCCGAACCGCCCGCGATGGCGCGCACGCCCGAGCACGCGCGGCGCATCCTGGTGGTCGACGACAACGTCGACGCCGCGGAGAGCATGGCGCTGCTGCTGCAGCTCGGCGGGCATGCGGTGCGCACGGCGCACGACGGCCCGTCGGGCGTCCACGCCGCGCAGGAGTTCGCGCCCGACGCGGTGCTGCTCGACATCGGGCTTCCCGGCATGAACGGCTACGAGGTCGCGCAGCAGATGCGCCGCGACGCGCGGCTGCGCGACACGATCCTGATCGCGGTGACCGGCTACGGCTCGAGCGAGGACCGTGCGCGCGCGCTCGAGGCGGGCTTCGACCACCACCTGACGAAGCCGGTCGAGCCAGAGGCGCTCGACGCGCTGATCCGCTCGCTGTTCGCTACCTGA